The genomic stretch TATGTGAATGTTGACTTACTAATATTAACTAATTTAGATACTTTATCTGACTTTATCCTTCTAGGAAAGTCAAAATATCCAGATTTATACGCTGTGACAAGAACTTTTAATTCTTGCTGTGACAAATCCTCCGGCTCTATTTCAAACTCGTTTCTTTTTGCAACATAAAGCTTGCCTTTAGACCGCAAATCTTCTAGTAGTTCGTTAAGATAGGACTCATAAATTAGTATTCTCCAAAATTCTTTTCCGTAATATTTGAAACCATCTATTATTATTCCATTATGCTTAGATATTGTATCCATCACACTCCCCTTATACCTCTTCCTGAAATCAAATAGTATTTTTCCATTTTCTGAAAGAGAGAAAGAAACATAATCTATGAAAGTACTAGTTTTTCTAATCTTGCTAATAAGATCTTTATGAGCTTTATCTAATATTATGATGGACCTTATATAATTTTTTTCCGTATCTACAGAAAAATTCAAAGTTTTAACAACGTAATCTCCTACAAGGCTCGTCCAACAATTTTCATGCTCAATTCCAAGAAGTATCTCTTGTAATTTGTCTTTCATCAAGTTTCACATGTTAATAATGAGTAATGATAATATTTAAACCTTATTAAATAACACATAAACTATAATGTTATTAAGTATATATTAACATTGGACTATACTATATAGATATAAAGAAAATAATGATACTTATTATATCTTATGTTAAAATTATCATAAAACTAATTGTGCTTTTCTTTTTAGTATATGAAGTTTTAAGTATATTTCCATTGTAGAGGTTAATAGGAGTTATGTTCAAACTTGTTTGATACAAACTTTTATTTATAGTAAGAGAGAAACTATCTAATGAAGCCTGTTCCTACAGAAGCTAGGTTACCTAGTAGAGATGAATATTATAATCTAGCTAATAGATTAGAGTGGACTCCTAAATACGTAAGCGAAGAAGAACTATTTCCAGTAGACATGACTGGAGTACCAAATCTACCTATTGACGTTTGGGCAGAATTATATGATGCACCATATAAGGTAACTTATAGAGAATACGTAAAGAACCAAAGAGATAAAGATCAAAGAGTTTTCGCTATTAGAGAAGCTGGCGTAAGAACCGAATTAGTCAAAAAATTAGATAAGACCTATCATCAGGGATCCTTCTGCTTCCATATAACAGCAGTTCCGATACCAGAATATACAGCAGCTATAGCAGAGGCTAGAATGGCTAGATTTGGCAAAGCCGGTGAATGGAGGAATTTAGCTACTTTTGGCTCCATGGACGAAGTAAGACATGCACAAGTGCAAATACTATTATCACATGATAGTATATCAGTCAGTCCAAAGTTTGCATTTGCACATAAAATGTTTTGGGTTGATGGATGGTTACCAATAGCAGCTAGATCCTTCTTCGATGATACTATTACTGCAACTTCAGCGATAGAGTTTGCATTGATGACTACATTCGCTTTTGAAACGGGCTTCACTAATCTACAATTTGTAGCTTATGCTGCAATGGCAAACAAAGCTAATGATTTTGTATTTTCTTCGACAACGCAAAGCATACAGACTGATGAGTCAAGACATGCTCAAATAGGTCACCCAGTCTTAAAGAGCTTTGTAGATGTAACTAAAGTAGCTGAAGAAGTAAAGAAAAAGATATGATTTTTATTTTTCTTCTTTTTTACGGAATTATATATTGTTTAGAATATTTTATTCTTTAAATAATTAAAATCATTTATGTCTGTATTCAAAATCTTTAAGTAAGATAAAACTCATCAAACTTGTTTGAACCATTTTTAAATAAGCAAGAAAGCACATTATTATTGATGACTGAAACAGAGGGGATAGGTAGTTTAGGTCAAACAAAAGGGGAAGTGAAAGAAGCATTGTCAAATGTTGCTGATATGTTAATGAAACAATATAAAAATACAGTAGAATTCGCCGTAAAAATGAGAGAAAAAGGACCTGCATATAGAGAGGCTGGCGAATATTTAATAGCAAAGGGATTTTGGCTTTCTGTAAGATTAATAGGAGCTTTAACTGGTGTATCCATGGATTATCTTACACCACTAGATGCCAGAGTAATGTCGTATAAGGAATTTATGACAGAATGGGTTGGAGCACAGTTCAGAAGACTACTAGAAGATTATGGAATAAATCTACCGTGGTACTGGAAATGGTTTGAGTTAGAATTAGACTACTGGCATCACGACTTTATTATTGGTTTATATACGTGGAGGAGAACTCTAAATGTTGCATTTAGAGGACCCACACCAGATGAAAGAAAATGGTTAAATGAAAAATACCCTAATTGGGAGAAATTCTTCGGCAGAGTTTGGGATTTATATGTAAAGAAAATTATTGATGGTCAAATTCCATTACCATTGACAGCTGTTCACCTATGTAATGTTTGTCAGGTACCTATACAAGCACCCACTAATGGAAAATATTTGAGGATATATCTAAGAGAGTATAAGGGTAAAATATATACACTTGATAGCCCTGCTTGTGTATGGATTTTTGAACAAGAGCCGGAAAGGTATGCTGGAAGAAGGACCTACACTCAGAGAGTTTTAGAAGGCATGATACAGTTTACAGAGGAAGCTTATAAAAATCCTAAAAGGTTATTAGAGGAGGTAATATGGAATATGGGACAAACTGAAGATGGTGAAGCTGGTTTAGATCCTACAGATGGTGCCTATGCCTTGTTGTATAAGGAAAAAGATCCTGATTTCTTTAACAGAATAAAGAAGTACACTGAAGGATGAGAAAATGAGCATGGAAGCTGTACCAATAGTATTCGCTCCAGAAGAAGGTACAGTTTGGTTACCGGTGGTAATTCCTACGAATATTACAGTAAGAGAAGCCGTGGAAATGCTAAAAAGTTTAACAGCAAATGTGTTAGTA from Sulfolobus sp. S-194 encodes the following:
- a CDS encoding helix-turn-helix domain-containing protein, producing MKDKLQEILLGIEHENCWTSLVGDYVVKTLNFSVDTEKNYIRSIIILDKAHKDLISKIRKTSTFIDYVSFSLSENGKILFDFRKRYKGSVMDTISKHNGIIIDGFKYYGKEFWRILIYESYLNELLEDLRSKGKLYVAKRNEFEIEPEDLSQQELKVLVTAYKSGYFDFPRRIKSDKVSKLVNISKSTFTYHLRSAEYKMIKKYIKELEFLNIINKIKEEKD
- a CDS encoding toluene hydroxylase, whose product is MKPVPTEARLPSRDEYYNLANRLEWTPKYVSEEELFPVDMTGVPNLPIDVWAELYDAPYKVTYREYVKNQRDKDQRVFAIREAGVRTELVKKLDKTYHQGSFCFHITAVPIPEYTAAIAEARMARFGKAGEWRNLATFGSMDEVRHAQVQILLSHDSISVSPKFAFAHKMFWVDGWLPIAARSFFDDTITATSAIEFALMTTFAFETGFTNLQFVAYAAMANKANDFVFSSTTQSIQTDESRHAQIGHPVLKSFVDVTKVAEEVKKKI
- a CDS encoding YHS domain-containing protein; protein product: MTETEGIGSLGQTKGEVKEALSNVADMLMKQYKNTVEFAVKMREKGPAYREAGEYLIAKGFWLSVRLIGALTGVSMDYLTPLDARVMSYKEFMTEWVGAQFRRLLEDYGINLPWYWKWFELELDYWHHDFIIGLYTWRRTLNVAFRGPTPDERKWLNEKYPNWEKFFGRVWDLYVKKIIDGQIPLPLTAVHLCNVCQVPIQAPTNGKYLRIYLREYKGKIYTLDSPACVWIFEQEPERYAGRRTYTQRVLEGMIQFTEEAYKNPKRLLEEVIWNMGQTEDGEAGLDPTDGAYALLYKEKDPDFFNRIKKYTEG